A portion of the Scleropages formosus chromosome 13, fSclFor1.1, whole genome shotgun sequence genome contains these proteins:
- the LOC108925274 gene encoding protocadherin alpha-8-like, with product MGIFNQQKPRLVQWVLIMSLMDLCYGQIVYSVSEEVNNGTVIGNVTKDLNLNVHELESRMFQVVSGDSKKYFEVNAKNGLLYANDRIDREELCSDALKCSLNLEVIAHNPLNLYRVKVDVVDVNDNSPSFLAKGHTLNIVENASPGDRFPLPMADDADVGSNAVKSYRLSPNEHFSLDVQSGGEQSASPELVLQKALDREKQSAIQLLLTAVDGGKPPRSGTLQVVVNVLDINDNNPVFLTPLYKVRVSENTPQGTTILVLNATDLDEGINGEIIYSFLEHGNVKALETFSINPDSGGIAIKGNLDHEENSAIEIRVQAKDKSPLPRSSHSKVIIEIIDINDNAPEISVTSLTSTVREDAKTGTVVALITVSDRDGGKNGVVNCHTDNRIPFKLESAYKNYYSLVVAEPLDRESASQHNIIFTAIDEGTPPLSSTAVITVHVSDVNDNVPHFLDSELNVYFKENIPAGTLMQRVTASDADAKENAQVTYSLLDGNYKGMLVSSMVNIKSVTGEIYSMQVFNYEEVKMFQFRVEATDSGVPPLSSNITVNVFILDENDNSPGILPPYSDQGSVNTENIPYSAEAGYFVAKIRAVDADSGYNALLSYHIAEPKGSNLFRIGTSTGEIRTKRRMSDNDLRTHLLVILVSDNGEPSLSATVSIDVVVVESNGEIQTQYRQRPMKEESFSSLHLYLLIGISSVSLIFLLSVVSLIALKYHRTESSFNRYSTPVITTHPDGSWSYSKSTQQYDVCFSSDTWKSDVVTPAGCQPADAELISINGSDSFKTNQTLPKSEKVRMN from the coding sequence ATGGGAATTTTCAACCAGCAGAAGCCCCGTTTGGTACAGTGGGTGTTGATTATGTCATTAATGGATTTATGCTACGGTCAGATTGTATATTCGGTCTCCGAGGAGGTAAACAACGGAACAGTTATTGGGAATGTAACAAAGGACCTAAATCTTAATGTTCATGAGCTGGAATCCCGTATGTTCCAGGTTGTGTCGGGAGACAGCAAGAAGTATTTCGAGGTAAATGCCAAAAACGGATTGTTATATGCGAATGATCGAATAGATCGAGAGGAGCTGTGCTCGGATGCTCTGAAATGCTCTCTTAATTTAGAAGTGATCGCTCACAATCCGCTGAATCTCTATCGCGTTAAAGTTGATGTTGTAGACGTTAATGATAATTCGCCTTCCTTCCTCGCAAAAGGTCACACTCTAAATATCGTTGAAAATGCCTCCCCTGGGGACAGATTTCCACTCCCGATGGCGGATGATGCGGATGTGGGCAGTAACGCGGTAAAGAGCTACAGACTGAGTCCAAATGAACACTTCTCTCTGGATGTGCAGAGCGGCGGAGAACAGAGTGCGTCACCCGAGTTGGTGCTACAAAAAGCTTTAGACAGAGAGAAACAGTCTGCGATCCAACTCCTGCTCACTGCAGTTGATGGAGGAAAGCCGCCCAGATCTGGGACTTTACAGGTCGTGGTCAATGTACTCGATATTAATGACAATAATCCGGTGTTTTTAACGCCTCTGTACAAAGTGAGGGTTTCAGAGAACACTCCTCAGGGGACAACGATACTTGTTCTGAATGCAACCGACTTAGACGAAGGTATTAATGGcgaaattatttattcatttttggaaCATGGAAATGTTAAAGCTTTGGAGACGTTCTCGATTAATCCAGACAGTGGTGGAATTGCGATTAAGGGCAATCTTGACCATGAGGAAAATTCTGCCATTGAGATACGGGTACAAGCTAAAGATAAAAGTCCTCTGCCTCGTAGCAGCCACAGTAAAGTTATCATTGAGATTATTGATATAAACGACAACGCTCCGGAGATATCGGTGACATCTCTAACGAGCACTGTGAGAGAGGACGCCAAAACTGGAACAGTGGTTGCTTTAATTACTGTCTCTGATCGAGATGGAGGGAAAAATGGCGTTGTGAATTGCCACACGGATAATCGTATCCCTTTTAAGCTGGAGTCTGCATACAAGAACTATTATTCATTAGTAGTTGCGGAGCCGCTGGACAGAGAGAGCGCTTCTCAACACAACATCATCTTCACAGCAATTGATGAGGGAACCCCGCCCCTCTCCAGCACCGCTGTTATTACCGTGCACGTTTCTGATGTGAATGACAACGTGCCGCACTTTCTGGACTCGGAACTTAATGTgtatttcaaagaaaacattccAGCTGGGACACTAATGCAAAGAGTGACTGCATCTGATGCTGATGCTAAAGAAAATGCGCAAGTTACGTATTCATTGCTGGACGGAAACTATAAAGGAATGCTGGTGTCTTCTATGGTAAATATAAAATCTGTCACTGGGGAAATATACAGCATGCAGGTTTTTAACTACGAGGAGGTAAAGATGTTCCAGTTCCGAGTTGAGGCTACAGACTCTGGTGTTCCTCCACTGAGCAGCAACATTACCGTGAACGTTTTTATCCTGGACGAAAATGACAACAGTCCTGGGATTCTCCCTCCCTATTCTGACCAGGGCTCCGTTAACACTGAGAACATCCCATACTCTGCTGAAGCGGGATACTTTGTGGCCAAGATCAGGGCTGTGGATGCAGATTCTGGATATAATGCGCTGCTCTCTTACCACATCGCTGAACCTAAAGGATCCAACCTGTTCAGAATCGGAACCAGCACAGGGGAAATTAGGACCAAGAGACGAATGAGTGACAATGATTTGAGGACTCATCTACTTGTCATTTTGGTTTCTGACAATGGCGAACCTTCCCTGTCAGCAACGGTTTCCATCGATGTTGTGGTTGTGGAAAGTAACGGTGAAATCCAGACCCAATACAGACAACGTccgatgaaggaggagagtttttccagtttacatCTGTATTTGCTCATCGGTATTTCGTCAGTCTCCTTAATATTTTTACTAAGCGTCGTCAGTTTAATAGCACTGAAATACCACAGGACCGAAAGCAGTTTCAACAGGTACAGCACCCCAGTGATCACTACTCACCCTGATGGGAGCTGGTCTTACTCTAAATCTACTCAGCAGTATGATGTGTGTTTTAGCTCAGACACATGGAAGAGTGATGTAGTTACACCTGCAGGATGTCAACCTGCTGACGCTGAACTAATCAGTATTAATGGATCTGACAGCTTTAAAACGAACCAGACACTCCCCAAGAGTGAGAAGGTAAGAATGAATTAG
- the LOC108925276 gene encoding protocadherin alpha-3-like, which yields MGVLERRRRVWICFIVLLCFVHRFPAQITYSVAEEVDNGTFVGNIAKDLNLNLQDMDSRGLHIVTSFNKRYFGINSKSGVLFVNERIDRDDLCAGLAKCSLNIEIILNQPMALHRIDVNVIDVNDNAPFFVEKTHTINITEYAFPGERFPLPIAKDADVGSNAVKTYKLSPNDHFSLDVVSGGERSASAELVLQKPLDREKQSVIQFLLTAIDGGKPPKSGTLQVTVNVIDVNDNTPVFEKPLYKVSVSENVPAGSKILTISATDLDEGVNGNITYSFVEQESLSTSEVFNINPHTGEITVTGNLDYERNTAYEIRAQAKDLGHSPRSSHCKILVEISDVNDNAPEITVTSLMSPVKEDAQKGTVVALITILDRDSGKNGHLKGTLNAGTPFKLQSTYKNYFSVVVDGPLDRESISQYNITITATDEGTPPLSSTGVITVHVSDMNDNAPLFSDSKLNVHVKENSPVGTCIQKLTAFDADSDENAQVTYLLLESNSNGVPVSTMVNINSVTGDIYTMQVFNYEEVKMLQFRVQATDSGVPPLSSNMTVNVFILDENDNGPGILPPYSDQGSVNTESIPYSAEAGYFVAKIRAVDADSGYNALLSYHIAEPKGSNLFRIGTSTGEIRTKRRMSDNDLRTHPLVILVSDSGEPSLSSTVSIDVVVVEGNDETQTPFRQRPMKEESFSSLHLYLLIGIVSVSVIFLLSVVSLIALKCHRTDNSLNRYSAPAITTHPDGSWSYSKSTQQYDVCFSSDTLKSDVMFPASRPPTDAELISIEASDTFSGNQTLHSCEKVR from the coding sequence ATGGGCGTCTTGGAGCGAAGAAGACGTGTGTGGATATGTTTCATTGTGCTCCTCTGTTTTGTGCATCGATTTCCAGCTCAGATCACATATTCGGTTGCGGAAGAGGTGGATAATGGTACCTTTGTTGGAAACATCGCCAAGGATTTGAATCTTAACTTGCAAGATATGGATTCGCGCGGGCTGCATATTGTTACCAGTTTTAACAAGAGGTATTTCGGTATAAATTCGAAATCCGGTGTTCTTTTTGTTAATGAAAGGATAGACAGAGATGATCTTTGTGCGGGCCTTGCAAAATGTTCATTAAACATAGAAATCATACTGAATCAGCCAATGGCTCTTCATCGTATTGATGTAAATGTTATAGACGTCAATGACAACGCACCATTTTTCGTGGaaaaaacacatacaattaATATAACTGAATATGCTTTTCCTGGTGAGAGGTTTCCGCTACCGATTGCCAAAGATGCTGATGTGGGTAGTAACGCAGTAAAAACCTACAAGCTGAGTCCGAATGACCACTTCTCTTTGGATGTAGTCAGCGGTGGAGAACGGAGTGCGTCGGCGGAGTTAGTGCTGCAGAAGCCTTTAGACAGAGAGAAGCAGTCTGTGATCCAGTTCCTACTGACGGCTATTGACGGAGGAAAACCCCCCAAATCCGGAACATTACAGGTGACTGTAAATGTGATCGATGTAAATGACAATACTCCTGTCTTCGAAAAACCGCTGTATAAGGTCAGTGTTTCCGAAAATGTTCCTGCTGGGAGTAAAATACTGACAATCAGTGCCACAGACTTAGACGAAGGAGTTAATGGTAATATTACCTACTCTTTTGTCGAACAAGAAAGTTTAAGTACTAGTGAGGTTTTTAATATTAACCCCCACACCGGAGAAATTACTGTTACGGGAAACCTCGACTACGAGAGGAATACAGCATATGAAATCCGCGCCCAGGCCAAGGACCTAGGACATTCACCCCGGAGCTCACACTGCAAAATTTTAGTGGAAATTAGTGATGTGAATGACAACGCTCCTGAAATTACAGTGACATCACTTATGAGCCCAGTTAAAGAAGATGCTCAAAAGGGAACAGTGGTCGCTCTGATTACAATATTAGACAGAGACAGTGGCAAAAATGGACATTTGAAGGGTACACTAAATGCAGGAACTCCTTTCAAACTTCAGTCCACTTACAAGAACTACTTCTCTGTAGTAGTTGATGGACCGCTGGACAGAGAAAGCATTTCTCAGTATAACATAACTATCACAGCTACTGATGAGGGAACCCCACCTTTGTCTAGCACCGGTGTTATTACTGTTCACGTTTCTGATATGAATGACAATGCGCCACTTTTTTCTGACTCAAAGCTTAACGTGCACGTAAAAGAAAACAGTCCAGTTGGCACTTGTATTCAGAAATTGACTGCATTTGATGCTGATAGCGACGAAAACGCGCAAGTGACGTATTTACTGCTGGAAAGTAACAGCAATGGGGTACCGGTGTCCACCATGGTAAATATAAACTCTGTCACTGGGGATATATATACCATGCAGGTTTTTAACTATGAGGAGGTAAAAATGCTCCAGTTCCGAGTTCAGGCTACAGACTCTGGTGTCCCTCCACTGAGCAGCAACATGACCGTGAACGTTTTTATCCTGGACGAAAATGACAACGGGCCTGGGATTCTCCCTCCCTATTCTGACCAGGGCTCCGTTAACACTGAGAGCATCCCATACTCTGCTGAAGCGGGATACTTTGTGGCCAAGATCCGGGCCGTGGACGCAGATTCTGGATACAATGCGCTGCTCTCTTATCACATCGCTGAACCTAAAGGATCCAACCTGTTCAGAATCGGAACCAGCACCGGAGAGATTCGGACTAAAAGACGAATGAGTGACAATGACTTGAGAACTCATCCATTGGTCATTTTGGTTTCTGACAGTGGAGAACCTTCCCTGTCATCCACGGTTTCCATCGATGTTGTGGTTGTGGAAGGTAACGATGAAACTCAGACTCCGTTCAGACAGCGAccgatgaaggaggagagtttttccagtttacatCTGTATTTGCTCATCGGTATTGTATCTGTGTCGGTAATATTTTTACTAAGCGTCGTCAGTTTAATAGCACTGAAATGCCACAGGACAGACAACAGCTTGAACAGGTACAGCGCCCCAGCGATCACCACACACCCTGATGGAAGCTGGTCTTACTCTAAATCTACTCAGCAGTACGACGTGTGTTTTAGTTCAGACACACTGAAGAGTGACGTGATGTTTCCTGCATCTCGGCCACCGACAGATGCAGAACTGATCAGCATTGAGGCCAGCGACACTTTCAGTGGGAACCAAACGCTACATAGCTGCGAGAAGGTAAGATAA